In the Euphorbia lathyris chromosome 5, ddEupLath1.1, whole genome shotgun sequence genome, one interval contains:
- the LOC136230762 gene encoding cell number regulator 1-like, with amino-acid sequence MHYQDHTKYSNGYPYPIPMNINTHPSSASTRWSTGLCHCCDDPANCLVTCFCPCVTFGQIAEIVNKGSISCAQSGAVYGLLLGFTAGLSCLYSCFYRSRLRGQYDLEEAPCVDCLVHFFCEQCALCQEYRELKNRGFDMGIGWQANMDRQSRGITAPPTVAGGMSR; translated from the exons ATGCACTATCAAGATCATACAAAATATTCAAATGGGTATCCTTATCCCATTCCCATGAACATCAACACCCATCCCTCCTCCGCCTCAACACGGTGGTCCACCGGCCTTTGCCACTGCTGCGACGACCCTGCAAACTGCTTAGTCACCTGCTTCTGTCCCTGCGTTACCTTCGGACAAATCGCTGAGATTGTCAATAAAGGCTCAATAT CTTGTGCACAAAGTGGTGCAGTGTATGGATTACTGCTAGGATTCACAGCAGGGTTATCATGCTTGTATTCATGCTTTTATAGGTCAAGATTGAGAGGACAATATGACTTGGAAGAGGCACCTTGTGTTGATTGCTTAGTTCACTTCTTTTGTGAGCAATGTGCTCTTTGTCAAGAATATAGAGAACTCAAGAACCGTGGTTTTGATATGGGAATTG GTTGGCAGGCAAATATGGATAGGCAAAGCCGGGGAATCACTGCTCCTCCCACCGTTGCCGGTGGTATGAGCCGATGA